A stretch of Podospora bellae-mahoneyi strain CBS 112042 chromosome 5, whole genome shotgun sequence DNA encodes these proteins:
- a CDS encoding hypothetical protein (EggNog:ENOG503P4Y0) encodes MDGPDGMPMDLNLIPAMAPPEGQVSNFENPSVNQAPAYIAVAAVFMALTVFFAGVRFWARFFVQRAPWWDDFSLHGVGRHMWDVSVASVMRLIEPGRAIGDVTEPAIGFTKLGLLLFYYKLFAVNDLTRIGSLVGMVVVVPLYTTLFFIFVFMDEASAWKANKAMAVFNIVTDFYLLVLPLTAVVWLRMERRKKIGLIVIFSSGFLACILSIVGAVYRFRAADDPDFTWVLSNVYLVNTIECCVGIICACVPFLPALAKKSPITADWMISLKSLRDRILSAGSRGSRGNRSHPSANDYAYYGNSKDRNASGEIDPELGGTASLRPPTGKSSSKNTTQEVGLDTIDVIDSMPGLYGDERSKERKVRGEMFRMDPTLQTQTETRVGSDGESGEGVQGGIEVKKGYAVTEGR; translated from the exons ATGGACGGACCAGACGGGATGCCGATGGATCTTAACCTCATACCTGCGATGGCGCCGCCGGAGGGTCAGGTGTCCAACTTTGAGAACCCGTCGGTGAACCAGGCGCCTGCGTACATCGCCGTCGCGGCCGTGTTCATGGCCCTGACGGTGTTTTTTGCCGGTGTGAGGTTCTGGGCGCGGTTTTTTGTGCAGAGGGCGCCGTGGTGGGATGATT TCTCCCTCCACGGCGTGGGCAGACATATGTGGGATGTCTCCGTCGCGAGCGTCATGAGGCTCATCGAGCCTGGTCGAGCCATTGGCGATGTAACCGAGCCCGCCATCGGTTTCACCAAGCTTGGTCTCTTGCTCTTCTACTACAAGCTTTTCGCCGTGAATGACCTCACCAGAATCGGCTCGCTCGTGGGCATGGTTGTTGTCGTGCCGCTGTACACGAcgctcttcttcatctttgtCTTTATGGATGAGGCCTCGGCGTGGAAGGCGAACAAGGCCATGGCCGTGTTCAACATCGTCACCGATTTCTACCTTCTCGTGTTGCCTCTCACTGCCGTGGTGTGGCTTCGCATGGAGCGCAGAAAGAAGATTGGTCTCATTGTTATTTTCTCCAGTGGTTTCCT cgccTGCATCCTCAGCATCGTCGGCGCAGTCTACCGCTTCCGCGCCGCCGACGACCCCGACTTCACCTGGGTCCTCTCCAACGTCTACCTAGTCAA CACAATCGAATGCTGCGTCGGTATAATCTGCGCCTGCGTCCCCTTCCTGcccgccctcgccaaaaaGTCCCCCATCACGGCCGACTGGATGATCTCGCTCAAATCCCTCCGCGACCGCATCCTCTCGGCCGGTTCCCGCGGCTCCCGAGGCAACCGCTCCCACCCCTCGGCCAACGACTACGCTTACTACGGCAACTCCAAGGACCGCAACGCAAGCGGGGAGATCGACCCCGAGCTTGGCGGTACTGCTTCCCTCCGACCGCCCACGggcaagagcagcagcaagaacaCCACGCAGGAGGTGGGGTTGGACACCATTGACGTGATTGATTCCATGCCGGGGCTGTACGGGGATGAGAGGagcaaggagaggaaggtgaggggggagatgttTAGGATGGATCCGACGTTGCAGACGCAGACAGAGACGAGGGTGGGGAGTGACGGGGAGAGCGGAGAGGGGGTCCAAGGGGGGAttgaggtgaagaaggggtaTGCGGTTACTGAGGGGAGGTGA
- a CDS encoding hypothetical protein (EggNog:ENOG503NXRB; COG:Q), which produces MSILGLVTLSQAAVVAAVCFVVGRALYNAFFHPLAVFPGPRLWASSRVPYAANLVRGRLHHRIKQLHDQYGPVVRIAPDELSFTVDGAWHDIYCGGYGNKGFPKHDAYRNAQTFVSLFDADDENHTRLRNLLGKEFFSLNSARRQERIVQEYTTLMINQLRKQYVETKQPADMREWYNFLTFDVAARVTLSEDFGCLEKRTYHPWIEMVLTHFKLSALLMISRFYPPSSSLLFALAPARLMEMRDTFIRLVREKIERRMNRTLPPDDNDDFVTAALGKGVEKGLTKDELEANCILLLLAGSETMTTSLLGATHYLCENPAVLRRMTAEVRATVTSEEQLTFGFITENMPYFNAVLKETQRLCPPVANGPARVVNRPGTLIAGFPVPEGTAVGVTQFAANRQTSNFTRPNDFVPERWLSVEQAGQIGEKIGDSALAQDVEQFAGDVRSVVRPFVVGGRDCIGQNLSWVEFRVVLARILWNFDMEVVREEKFPSFNQWTDQKAFELWQKEPYHVSFTERTSS; this is translated from the exons ATGTCCATTCTTGGACTCGTCACGCTTTCCCAAGCGGCCGTTGTTGCTGCGGTT tgcttcgtcgtcggccgAGCGCTGTACAacgccttcttccacccGCTAGCCGTGTTCCCAGGACCACGGCTGTGGGCCTCGTCTCGCGTACCATATGCCGCCAACCTCGTTCGTGGCCGGCTGCATCACCGGATCAAGCAACTGCACGACCAGTACGGCCCGGTGGTGCGGATAGCCCCCGACGAGCTGTCCTTCACTGTCGACGGGGCCTGGCACGACATCTACTGCGGCGGCTACGGCAACAAGGGCTTCCCCAAGCACGACGCCTACCGCAACGCCCAGACCTTTGTCTCACTCTTCGACGCCGACGATGAAAACCACACACGCCTTCGcaacctcctcggcaaggaGTTCTTCTCGCTAAACTCTGCCCGTCGCCAAGAGCGCATCGTGCAGGAGTACACCACTCTGATGATCAACCAGCTGCGCAAGCAATATGTCGAGACCAAGCAGCCGGCAGACATGCGCGAGTGGTACAACTTCTTGACGTTTGAcgtggcggcgagggtgacgCTCAGCGAGGATTTTGGCTGCCTGGAGAAGAGGACGTATCACCCTTGGATCGAGATGGTATTGACACACTTTAAACTGTCagcgttgttgatgatctCGCGGTTTTATCCTCCTTCGTCTTCCTTGCTTTTCGCCCTAGCACCAGCCAGACTTATGGAGATGAGAGATACTTTTATCAGGCTTGTGCGGGAGAAGATTGAGCGTCGAATGAACCGCACTCTTCCGCCCGATGACAACGATGATTTCGTCACTGCTGCCCTGGGCAAGGGGGTTGAAAAGGGGCTGACGAAGGACGAGCTCGAGGCGAATTGCATCTTGCTTCTGTTGGCCGGGAGCGAAACCATGACGACGTCGCTGCTGGGGGCTACGCATTACCTGTGTGAAAACCCCGCCGTCTTGCGTCGGATGACGGCCGAGGTTAGGGCAACCGTCACATCCGAGGAGCAGCTTACCTTTGGGTTCATCACGGAGAACATGCCTTACTTCAATGCTGTGCTCAAGGAGACGCAGAGGCTGTGTCCACCGGTCGCGAACGGGCCTGCTCGTGTGGTCAACAGGCCTGGCACCCTGATTGCTGGGTTCCCTGTACCGGAAGGGACCGCTGTTGGTGTTACTCAGTTTGCGGCAAACCGCCAGACGTCGAACTTCACTCGCCCCAACGACTTTGTGCCCGAGAGATGGTTGTCAGTGGAGCAGGCGGGGCAGATTGGTGAAAAGATTGGCGACAGCGCTCTTGCGCAAGATGTCGAGCAGTTTGCGGGGGATGTGCGCAGCGTTGTTCGTCCGTTCGTGGTCGGCGGCCGCGACTGCATCGGACAAAACCTCTCATGGGTCGAGTTTCGCGTTGTGTTGGCTCGGATTCTGTGGAATTTTGACATGGAGGTGGTCAGGGAGGAGAAGTTTCCATCGTTTAACCAGTGGACAGATCAGAAGGCGTTTGAGCTTTGGCAGAAGGAACCTTATCATGTCAGCTTTACAGAGAGGACAAGTTCGTGA
- a CDS encoding hypothetical protein (EggNog:ENOG503NZ3K; COG:S) translates to MYRWYQEAEVCLAYLADVPSGKLSLQRAMANRIGIPSVLFAGESDIDGFSVAQKMMSWAAGRETTRVEGCVYSLLGIFDINMPLMYGEKKNAFIRLQEEIMKISDDHSLFAWKSLDTRGGLLTTSPDAFINSGNILGFMPPGSLGNNPLTASGRGIHIELRFIGIGLNCRQKEVEEKPIAIHLRNRLFGTV, encoded by the exons ATGTACCGCTGGTATCAAGAAGCCGAAGTCTGTCTCGCTTACCTGGCCGATGTACCGTC TGGAAAGCTGAGCCTACAACGAGCCATGGCAAACCGCATCGGGATACCATCGGTGCTTTTTGCCGGGGAGAGTGATATTGATGGCTTCAGTGTCGCTCAGAAGATGATGTCATGGGCAGCTGGAAGGGAAACAACAAGAGTCGAGGGTTGTGTCTACAGTTTATTGGGAATATTCGATATCAACATGCCGCTAATGTAtggagagaagaaaaatgCTTTCATCCGACTACAAGAGGAAATAATGAAGATCTCGGATGATCACAGTCTGTTCGCATGGAAGTCATTGGACACTCGCGGTGGGCTTTTGACAACTTCCCCGGACGCGTTTATTAACTCTGGCAACATCCTTGGATTTATGCCGCCTGGAAGCCTAGGCAACAATCCCTTGACTGCCAGCGGCCGCGGAATTCACATAGAGCTTCGTTTTATCGGTATCGGTCTTAATTGTCGACAAAaagaggtcgaggagaaACCCATCGCTATCCATCTTCGAAATCGCCTGTTCGGTACGGTATGA
- a CDS encoding hypothetical protein (EggNog:ENOG503P0BV; COG:S) — translation MDKSHLMPERLGNRVRVSSPDRESHIDAHEDFFSTHLPSRPVTPMGPDRDHQSRHRKPSKIVLCFDGTGNKFHGDDTDSNILKIFRMLDRTARDQFHYYQRRRTKLYPEAGIGTYVVSSSLTRTGTVARIKSWYMKAKDSAIGSSFDHHVVGGYRFLMRFYNPGDEIYIFGFSRGAYIARFLAEMLDYVGLLSHGNEEMVVFAWKAFSNWQSRQGDNTPEGNQKKREMYTFMKGFRETFSRPVRRIRFLGLFDTVNSVPQFEAAWMQRSKFPYTARTSAKVVRHAVSIDERRAKFRQDLVYQSKSGKKQHHHHPVSDGLHNLHEKYRRKFVAAPAHQGKQGQDDRGRRPTLGVPTDPEPYRRRSHSTRSRHTNKTEASARPTENDVKSEVSIEPHPHLEDAESFAESEESDEEESHQDVDEVWFSGGHADIGGGWEETLEDSKVASHVPLVWMVHEAIKAGLMFDEEKVREMGCVEALHDHDESDTEDHGYRPPSAGQEQPLNDEIAPHETSGEPNPPIPNIMIRSSSMSTPKLFQQSSFKDSFSQANRGGSAAKKSGEKEGDCSGQQKPSSFREMMHKAHTARIHDSLEFDCGLSKTSVLAWKIMEYLPFRRMDLQEDGSWKPIRWPLPCGEVRDIPEDARIHGSVIRRMKAHEKYRPGNLIIGGGGRGVRRAGEEHGIGDWVCVENDGCPIGEIWMKRSAWEKMHGNCNGNEKNDNAH, via the exons ATGGATAAGTCGCACCTCATGCCCGAGAGGCTGGGTAACCGTGTCAGAGTCTCCAGTCCAGATCGGGAGTCCCACATTGACGCACACGAAGACTTTTTCTCAACACATCTGCCATCTCGTCCTGTCACTCCAATGGGTCCAGACAGAGACCATCAGTCTCGCCACCGGAAGCCGAGCAAGATTGTGTTGTGCTTCGATGGCACAGGCAATAAGTTCCATGGCGACGACACCGACAGCAACATTTTGAAGATATTTCGAATGCTCGACAGGACAGCGAGGGATCAAT TTCATTATTATCAAC GGCGTCGTACTAAACTGTATCCTGAAGCCGGAATTGGCACCTATGTCGTCTCGAGCAGCTTGACTCGCACGGGAACGGTGGCGCGTATCAAGTCTTGGTACATGAAAGCCAAAGACAGTGCCATTGGGTCCTCGTTCGATCATCATGTTGTGGGAGGCTATCGGTTCCTGATGAGGTTCTACAACCCTGGAGATGAGATCTACATCTTTGGCTTCTCGCGTGGGGCGTACATTGCGCGATTCTTGGCCGAGATGTTGGATTATGTCGGGCTGCTGTCGCACGGTaacgaggagatggtggtgtttgcgTGGAAAGCCTTCTCCAACTGGCAGAGCAGGCAGGGGGATAACACTCCAGAAGggaaccagaagaagagggagatgtaCACCTTCATGAAGGGATTTCGTGAGACCTTCTCCCGCCCTGTCCGCCGCATCCGCTTTCTCGGCCTCTTCGATACAGTCAACAGTGTACCTCAGTTTGAGGCAGCCTGGATGCAAAGGAGCAAGTTTCCTTACACGGCGCGCACCTCGGCAAAGGTTGTCCGTCACGCCGTGAGTATTGATGAGCGCCGCGCCAAGTTCCGGCAGGACTTGGTGTACCAGAGCAAGAGCGGCAAgaagcagcaccaccatcacccagtGTCCGATGGTCTCCACAATCTCCACGAGAAATACAGACGAAAATTCGTTGCCGCTCCCGCCCACCAAGGTAAACAGGGCCAGGACGACAGAGGGCGACGGCCCACGTTGGGCGTGCCCACGGATCCAGAGCCATATCGCAGGCGCTCCCACTCGACACGATCACGGCACACCAACAAGACCGAGGCTTCGGCGCGCCCGACGGAGAACGACGTCAAATCCGAGGTATCAATCGAGCCCCATCCTCATCTGGAGGACGCCGAATCATTTGCCGAGAGTGAGGAaagcgacgaggaggaaagcCATCAGGACGTCGACGAAGTGTGGTTCTCAGGAGGCCATGCGGAtattggtggtgggtgggaggaAACCCTTGAGGACTCCAAGGTCGCCAGCCACGTTCCCTTGGTCTGGATGGTCCACGAAGCGATCAAGGCAGGCCTGATgtttgacgaggagaaggtccGCGAGATGGGTTGCGTCGAGGCTCTCCATGACCACGACGAGTCCGACACCGAGGATCATGGGTATAGGCCGCCGTCGGCAGGACAGGAACAGCCACTCAATGACGAGATTGCCCCTCACGAGACCTCGGGCGAGCCCAACCCACCGATTCCAAACATCATGATCCGCAGTTCGAGTATGAGCACACCCAAGTTGTTCCAGCAATCCAGCTTCAAGGACTCATTTTCTCAGGCCAACCGCGGGGGCAGTGCTGCCAAAAAGTCgggtgagaaggagggtgaCTGCAGCGGGCAGCAGAAGCCTTCGTCGTTCCGAGAAATGATGCACAAAGCGCACACGGCTCGAATTCACGACTCCCTCGAGTTTGATTGCGGGCTGAGCAAGACTTCAGTGTTAGCTTGGAAGATTATGGA GTATCTCCCCTTCCGCCGTATGGACCTTCAAGAAGATGGCTCTTGGAAGCCCATTCGCTGGCCCCTCCCCTGCGGGGAAGTTCGTGACATTCCTGAGGATGCCCGTATCCATGGCAGTGTGATCCGCCGCATGAAGGCACACGAGAAATATCGGCCAGGAAATTTGAtcattggtggtggtgggagaggggtgAGGCGTGCTGGAGAGGAGCATGGTATTGGCGATTGGGTCTGTGTTGAGAACGATGGTTGTCCGATTGGGGAGAtttggatgaagaggagcgCTTGGGAGAAGATGCATGGGAATTGCAATGGCAACGAGAAGAATGACAATGCCCACTGA
- a CDS encoding hypothetical protein (EggNog:ENOG503NWZ7; COG:S): MSDYNGNGHKASNGTGVTALNGSSSSHGSSSAHQSREGMELVASQAKPRPTPLDLKPTGANRAGVANAFERYGQVMQSSVAPLPNQHGADTFSRSKKWGKLRDDVKQLRLADYKTLLGVVKAKVKGEKIKDDKTMAMEKVIQLVSNLPSNSKTRTELTNSFLSELWYTLEHPPSMYVGEKFQYRQADGSYNNVMFPQLGAAGTSYSRSVAANVVRQGALPDPNLIFESVMKRTEYTEHPNNVSSILWYWASIIIHDLFWTDYRDMSKSKTSSYLDLSPLYGSNQDMQDTIRTFKDGKIKPDCFADKRLLGMPPGVGVFLIMFNRVHNHVAENLARINEDGRFSPPSPNLEGEKKEAAWKKYDNDLFQHARLITSGLYINITLLDYVRNIVNLNRVDTTWTLDPRVETGINVDTKEGAERGTGNVCSAEFNLCYRWHSCISAKDDKWIQDFYYDLFKKPGKDLSIHELIMGFGKFEGMIPDDPAERPFNKFQRGPDGKFNDDDLVNCISDAIEDPAGSFGARNVPESMRAVEILGIIQGRRWNVAGLNEFRKHFGLKPYEKFEDINSDPGVAESLRRLYDHPDFVELYPGLVAEERKEPMVPGVGIAPTYTISRVVLSDAVCLVRGDRHYTIDYTPRNLTNWGFNEVQYDLNINHGCVFYKLFLRAFPNHFKYNSVYAHYPMVTPSENSKILKDLKRAHLFDFSRPGRIATPTEVTSYDGAQRIFAAEDKFKSTWNAGVAGIRAKASPELSGDAAVHDRHRTTASRSLFTPELGTQIKAFYESLTDKLLTTKSYTLVPGSKFADLVRDIANIVPTHFAASVFGLPLTTKENSKGIYTEHELYAVLQIIASALFVDLEPVKLFPVVEAAKTVAGQLGTLVDKTVKSPKAAKNSVLNTFGVNFIKELKKAGLATHDITWNHVLPTAAALASSQGELFTQAVDYYLSPEGAAHVADITAIASQPSSSQNDALLLGYVLEGIRLSGSARSHFEATTAGTVTASNGTELHIQPGSKVTINSSTASRDAAYFPEPETVNPRRPLDKYIHFDAGPHAFLGKEISQIALTEMFRALFKRKNVRRAPGPQGELKKVPRADGNGVDYLREDWGALTPFPVTMKVMWDEV; the protein is encoded by the exons ATGTCAGATTACAACGGCAACGGGCACAAGGCCTCGAATGGCACGGGAGTTACTGCTCTCAATGGCTCAAGCTCGAGCCACGGGAGCTCGTCTGCCCACCAATCACGCGAGGGAATGGAACTTGTCGCCAGTCAAGCAAAGCCAAGGCCTACTCCTCTTGACTTGAAGCCCACGGGTGCAAACAGAGCTGGCGTTGCCAATGCCTTTGAGCGGTATGGCCAAGTGATGCAGTCATCAGTTGCTCCGTTGCCAAATCAGCATGGCGCCGACACATTCAGCCGATCGAAGAAATGGGGCAAACTCAGAGACGATGTCAAGCAACTGCGGCTTGCTG ACTACAAGACCCTTCTTGGTGtggtcaaggccaaggtcaagggcgagaagatcaaggatgACAAGACTATGGCCATGGAAAAGGTCATCCAGCTTGTGTCCAACTTGCCTAGCAACTCCAAGACACGCACAGAGCTCACCAACTCGTTTTTGAGCGAGCTGTGGTACACCCTTGAGCATCCCCCTTCGATGTATGTGGGTGAGAAGTTCCAGTATCGCCAGGCTGATGGGTCATATAAT AATGTTATGTTTCCCCAGCTTGGTGCCGCTGGCACTTCGTACTCCAGATCGGTAGCTGCCAATGTCGTTCGGCAGGGCGCTCTTCCAGACCCCAATCTCATCTTCGAGTCAGTCATGAAGCGGACGGAGTACACAGAACATCCGAACAATGTCTCTAGCATTCTGTGGTACTGGGCCAGTATCATCATTCACG ATCTGTTCTGGACAGACTACAGGGACATGAGCAAGTCCAAGACCTCTTCGTACCTGGACCTGTCTCCTCTGTACGGCAGCAATCAGGACATGCAGGACACCATCCGCACCTTCAAGGACGGCAAGATCAAGCCTGACTGCTTTGCTGACAAGCGCCTCCTGGGCATGCCACCCGGTGTCGGTGTGTTTTTGATCATGTTCAACCGCGTCCACAACCATGTGGCTGAGAACTTGGCCCGCATCAACGAGGATGGCAGGTTTTctccccccagccccaaccttgagggcgagaagaaggaggctgcGTGGAAGAAGTACGACAACGACCTGTTCCAGCATGCTCGGTTGATCACCTCTGGTCTGTACATCAACATCACACTGCTGGATTACGTCCGAAACATTGTCAACCTCAACCGTGTTGATACCACCTGGACTCTTGACCCCCGTGTCGAGACTGGCATAAACGTTGACACCAAGGAGGGTGCCGAGCGTGGTACCGGCAATGTGTGCTCGGCCGAGTTCAACCTCTGCTACCGCTGGCACTCGTGCATCTCGGCCAAGGATGACAAGTGGATTCAGGATTTCTACTATGATCTCTTCAAGAAGCCGGGCAAGGACCTCTCTATTCATGAGCTCATCATGGGCTTCGGCAAATTCGAGGGCATGATCCCAGATGACCCTGCGGAGCGTCCCTTCAACAAATTCCAGAGAGGGCCGGATGGCAAGTTCAACGACGATGACCTTGTCAACTGCATCTCAGACGCCATTGAGGACCCCGCTGGATCTTTTGGCGCCCGCAACGTGCCCGAGTCGATGCGGGCGGTTGAGATTCTCGGGATCATTCAAGGCCGCAGATGGAATGTTGCTGGCTTGAACGAATTCCGCAAGCACTTCGGCCTGAAGCCCTACGAGAAGTTCGAGGACATCAACTCGGACCCGGGTGTTGCTGAGTCTCTTCGTCGCCTGTATGATCACCCCGACTTTGTGGAGCTGTACCCTGGTCtcgtggcggaggagaggaaggagccCATGGTTCCTGGTGTCGGCATTGCGCCTACCTACACCATCTCCCGTGTCGTCTTGTCGGATGCTGTGTGTCTGGTGAGAGGTGACCGCCACTACACCATCGACTACACACCACGAAACCTCACCAACTGGGGTTTCAACGAAGTCCAGTATGACTTGAACATCAACCACGGTTGCGTCTTTTACAAGCTCTTCCTCCGGGCTTTCCCCAACCACTTCAAGTACAACTCGGTCTACGCGCACTACCCCATGGTGACCCCGTCGGAGAACAGCAAGATTCTCAAGGACCTCAAGCGCGCTCATCTCTTTGACTTCTCCCGGCCAGGCAGGATCGCCACACCCACCGAGGTCACCTCGTACGATGGTGCCCAGCGCAtctttgctgctgaggaCAAGTTCAAGAGCACCTGGaatgctggtgttgctggcaTCCGCGCCAAGGCAAGCCCTGAGCTTTCTGGCGATGCTGCTGTCCACGACAGGCACCGCACCACTGCATCTCGGTCGCTGTTCACCCCTGAGCTGGGCACCCAGATCAAGGCCTTCTACGAGAGCTTGACAGACAAactgctcaccaccaagagcTACACTTTGGTACCCGGCAGCAAGTTTGCTGACCTCGTCCGCGACATTGCCAATATCGTGCCAACCCACTTTGCCGCCAGTGTCTTCGGCCTTCCGTTGACAACCAAGGAAAACAGCAAGGGCATCTACACCGAGCACGAGCTTTACGCCGTCCTCCAGATCATCGCCTCTGCCCTCTTCGTCGACTTGGAGCCTGTTAAGCTCTTCCCCGTGGTGGAAGCAGCCAAGACGGTCGCTGGTCAGCTCGGCACCCTTGTCGACAAGACGGTCAAGAGCCCCAAGGCAGCCAAGAACAGCGTCCTCAACACCTTCGGCGTTAACTTTATCAAGGAGCTTAAGAAGGCCGGTTTGGCCACGCACGACATCACTTGGAACCATGTCCTCCCAACCGCTGCGGCCCTCGCCTCGAGCCAAGGTGAGCTGTTCACCCAGGCAGTGGATTACTACCTCTCCCCCGAGGGTGCCGCGCACGTAGCGGACATTACCGCCATTGCCTCCCAGCCGTCATCTTCCCAGAACGACGCTCTCCTCTTGGGTTACGTCCTGGAAGGCATCCGCCTGTCAGGTTCAGCTCGGTCTCACTTTGAAGCCACAACCGCCGGCACTGTCACGGCGTCCAATGGCACGGAGCTGCACATCCAGCCCGGCAGCAAGGTTACCATCAACTCT TCAACCGCCTCCCGCGACGCAGCTTACTTCCCCGAGCCAGAAACCGTCAACCCCCGCCGTCCACTGGACAAGTACATCCACTTTGACGCCGGTCCTCATGCCTTCCTGGGCAAGGAAATCAGCCAGATTGCCCTCACAGAGATGTTCCGTGCTCTGttcaagaggaagaatgtCCGGCGCGCGCCTGGTCCGCAGGGAGAGCTAAAGAAGGTGCCGAGGGCGGATGGGAACGGGGTGGATTACCTCAGGGAGGACTGGGGTGCTTTGACGCCCTTCCCTGTTACCATGAAGGTGATGTGGGATGAGGTTTAG